CAAAGAAGTGTTAATGGTTACTGATTTGGTTGTTTCTGAACATTTGGTGAATACATCGTgtcttgaagaagaagaagcaggcACATCTAATTCAAATGTCGGTTCTGAAAAAAGTGATTTTGATTCTGTTGGTCAAGATATAGCCAAGTCAATGATGACAGTTCTGCTTCCCCAAGCTGTTCCTCTGCTCAAAAAAACCtcaaggaagaaaaagaaaaccatcagcTCCTCAAAGAATTTTCCTTCTATATGTAAACCTTATGAAGAAAGTAATGGAACTGGCTCCTTTATGAAGGCTCAATCACCTAATGTAGATCACTCGGTTGTACGAAGTTGTGGACATACCAATTCTATTATTCTGGACAAGTTTGATGGTGACCAGTGTCAAGATCATGTAATGAACCGAGAAGTATTTCCCTCCAACAATGTGGAAGCTGCTCATCTTAGTTTTGGTGAAGATGCTTTTTGTCTGAATGGTGACGAACAGTTTGTTGAGActagatatattttatatcatgATGAAGGGCAACTGGGTGAGAGTAAGATGCCCCTGGATGGTGATCTCTTTGTATCTGAATCTAACTTAGGTTGCATGCCTGCCAGCAAGAAAGTTTCCACTCATGTAAATCAGTTCTTTTGCAAAAATCTGGATGAAGACTCATCAGGTGCTGAGATCAATTCTGAGGAAAAAATTGTGCCTGATTGTGATAAAGGTAATGCTCATCTGCTCATTTCCTGTAAATCTTTATCTATTTGTTAGAGAGAATGTCCAAAAGTGAAACTGATCATCTCAACTTCCATTTATTCCATAAAATAAAGCTATtgaatctatttattttttctttattaacaGCTTATATGGGATGCCCGTTATCTCCCTTCTATTTGACACAGATTTCAGATCTGTAAATCAGTGAAATTCACAAAACTTTATCGTAGTTAgtttgaaagatataaaactccataaaattattctttcaGATCATTTGGATGACAAAACTAAGccaaataagtatttttaggtCTAGGTGCAAGTGCTGCTAGTGTAGAAGCCTTGGGGAGTTCATTGCAATTATCAAGGACGAACACTCTTGTTAAGGATGGAGCATCTGAAATCAGCAATATATCCAGTAGCCAAGTCCCAGAAAAGGTATACACCAGAAGAAAAGTCCTAAATGCAGAACCTACAGCAAGAAAGCATAATCCTCGGCTTTTAAAAAGTCTAGGGTGCAGAAGACTTTCAGACGTTTGTATCCTAGAAACTACAGGAACTTTGCTAGACTCAGAGCCCTTCAATGATAAAAATGAGGTCTTTTATGAAGATGCTAGGGTTGGAAGGAACCTCCATGTTTTGCCCACTGACAAAACTGCTGTAAATTCCAATCCTGCATTAGAAAGCCCGGTACATATTACATCAGTTACCCAAGCAAATATCTGTGCTTTAGAAGGCCATGATACCTCAAATATTGTTGTTCCTTCCATGTCAGATGTAGAAAAACCCCTGCATTTTGAAGAGAGGCTGGTGGGGCTTAAGAATACTCTAGATATTAACGGTCTTGGATCTCAGGAGGAAGGAAAAGGGTTCGATAAGACATCCAGTGCCCAGGAAGGTAATTCAGAAATAATGAGACAGTGGAATTCGGAGCTTACCAATGAGCTAGACGGCATTGTTGAATTTCTGGGATGCTATTTCCACCCCATGCCTGTTTTGTCTCTGTTGGTGAGACGAAAAGGGAATGAAATCTACATTTGTGTTCTATGCGGTCTTTTGGTAGAGAAGGATAGAACTCTGTTTCTTTACAAGCTAGCAATTGAAGGACCAAGAATAGGATGCCCATGCTTTATTGGTCACACATCAGTAACCTGGCCGTCTTCAACTGGCATCTTTGGTAGAGAAGTAAGATATCATGCACATTCTTTATGAAACATATCccttatcatttttttttatgctaCCTTCAACTGGCATGCTTCCACTTATTGTCAAAATTTAATCTCCCGTATTCTCCTTACTAGATATCATTTGAAAGATCTGGTTTGCAGCTCACCCCAGATGGGCAGTGTCTTGTTTTACTGGGCAGCACTAGAGCACCCTGTTGCAGGTGATTACTTCTGCGGCTTATATTACAGATAAATTAACTCATGTACCAAGAGAAAATTTCTAGTTAGTAACATGCGGTAAATGTTTCCAGAGAAGGAAGACTAGAATGTTTGTGCTCAGCATGTGCATCAGACTGCTTTGGGAGCAATGGAGTGAAAATTGTACAAGTGAAAGCTGGATATGTTTCAGTTCTGGTCAAATTGAAAACAAATGACAGTTTGCAATGTATATTGGTGTGTGAACCTGATCATCTTGTTGCTGCTGGAGAGAATAGCAGACTTCATCTCTGGACCATGAACTCAGTATGGAGGTATAACTTATAAGGACAATCTCAGTATAGCTTTACTTATATTCTTTGAGGCACTGTGATATCCTTGTTTGTATTATTGGTAATCCAAAATTTCAtgctatattttcttttcttattgcaGTTATGTCATATCATAATCCAATTCCTTGCTGACTTATTTGCTCAATCTCCTTTATgtattcatattatattgCAGCATAATTCACTTCTATTAATGCGAGGTTTTGCTTGTTTCTTCTAACCCATAAACATATAACTTCTACtgatattttccatttttttttcaaatactGAGTTTCATTTAATGAAGCAGTGGTCATGACCACTAGTATTTCAATGTCAAGTCCTCTTCTATCTTGAACTCATCATATATTTCATTGTAACTGGTTTTAGAACTTGTggataagtttttttttttttatgaatgttTATGCAATCATCATTTATTGAGAGGTTAGCTGCTGATGAGTAAAGGTTTATAACTGTACGATTTTACTCCAATTGATCATGTTCTTctgattttattatctttttcctttttcagactacataatttttgtttcatttttcgCAGCGCACCAACAGAAGAATTCACCATACAGTCTAATGATTACACATACCCATGCATAATGGAGTTGAAGAGAATTCCAAAATGCACTTCTCTAGTTATTGGGCATGATGGCTTTGGAGAATTTACTCTATGGTATGCTTCTTACGGGATAGCTTATTTTGTCAATTGGAAGCCATTGCTTGGCAACTGATGGATGTCTAAGTCTAATTGCTGACCATTGCAATTGataaatgatttaattatactGCTACTAactgaattataatttatgcTGTTTGCTTGAGCTTCTGTCCCTTGCTAATTTCTTCAGTAATTATCTACGTTAATTCAGAATATGTTCTCTGTTGCATTTCCTCCTGTCATAGATTCTATCTTCCAATTATTACCTGCTGCAGGCCCCTCCATCATCTGAAGGATTGATATCATAGATTTTGTATTGAAGTTTTAGTCCTGGTAGAAACTGAAACTAGACAGTGGgacattatttatttgaaaaaagaatacCTACCAAAGACTAAGAAATGAAAGAGCAAAATTCAAAATGCCAGAAGTGGTTATTAAACTTCTGTAGCTTTTTGTGGCCTGGAAACTTATAGAAGCTGAAAAGGAAATTTATTAGCTTCTGGGGTATATGCATTAGAGGTGGAGGGGGGGACCAGCTCTCAATTCAATTTCTACTTTTTCATTTGCCTTTTTGGTCCTGTTCTCCCATCCCAGTGTTTAGCCTCAAGTCTGAACATATCACTTCCATGTCGATTTCCcttgttagttttataatttttatctagGTTCTTAAACCCAATTATTTCAGAGGGAAGATTGGAAGGACACCAATTTTTGTGTTTCTATTGAATTTCATTAGTAGCTGATTGctagttttgtttttttttttcttttctctttctttgtttttcagGGATATCTCAAAACGTATATTTGTTTCTAAATTCTCTTCTCCAAGCAATTCAGTTCATCAATTCTCTCCAATCAGTTTGTTTCATTGGCAAAGAGAAGTTCATGGTCTCAGTTACTCTAATGTGGAAGCACACGTTAATAGACTCATGGATGCAACAAAAATGTTTTCAGGGCACAGCATAAACCATTCCCTTCCTCACGAAGATATCGCCATCTGGTTTCTTGTCTCAACTGCCCCTGACTCTGATGCTCTACATGACTATGGTTCAAGTCATTCCCAGATAAATCCAGTTGGATACTGGAGGCTAGCGCTACTGATGAAAAATTCACTGATATTGGGAAGTGCATTGGATCCAAGGTGCTTGAAATTTCGTTTTCTGAAGTTCGAAATGTGTTGTTTGTCTAAACATCGcaaaattctctttattttgctattaatttctgttttatttataaacttgtaagctgttttattttattttatcaacttcttaattatttgtagAGAGCATGTGGAAATGCATTAGTGTCCATCAAAGCTCTAAATGCTCCTTAGTTATGGACCAAATTATAGATAGAGCTGCATTACTCAGTTAATTTGATAAGCTGTAAGAAATGAAATTCCTCTTATGTAAAGCATCATTCAGATTGCAGTTCTGCTAAAAGCTATCCGTACTAAAAGAAGTGGATGTTATTTACTTATGGTGAACTTCTCTTTCATGTTTTGGGACTTAGATTAAAGGTGCCACAAGTTTGAATTTGGAAATCATTATGCAGGGCTGCTGCTATCGGTACGTCAGCTGGCCATGGAATCATTGGCACACTTGACGGACTTGTATATATGTGGGAACTTTTGACAGGAAAAAAACTCGGGACTCTGCATAAATTTAAAGGTATGCTCTAGTTTTGGCAATTCAGAATTCTATATTCTATGATACTAAATTGAGCATGTATCCATAAGAAAATTCAAAGAGGTCCTGCATAATCCTTCTTGCATGTGCATCCTTTTCACTCATCATATGCATTCCCTTTTTTTCCTTCTGGTTTGACAACAAAACTGTTGTATTGTATGCCCTTGCCCACTTGTTACGAAGAGTAGCTTCTTCGTTCTAGTAGAGCTccatatattcatttttttctattataactattataaaaaaaaattcatctcATTAATTTATTGGAATTTCCCTATAGAAACTAGATCCAGAAAGACAACGCGTGGGCTTTGTTTGAATTTTCTTGATGCAGAAATTATGAAGGCATGGAAGATATCTTTAGGAAATAGTGGAAGCAGTCAGATCATCTTCCACAATTCACTAGTTGCAATTTTTAGTGTTAGGCAGTCAGATCATCCTCCACAGTTCATTAGTTGgcaatttttattgttaatctAAGAGCTCTTATTAATGCAATATTTTGAATGCTAGTGGAAATTATAATGAACTGATACTGCAGAAGACGACAAACTAGATGATAGACCATTTGAAGCTACCATAGTTATTAGTCTCTTCTTCTTAATTCGCATGCATATAGAATTCCGGAATTAGTTCCATTATTTGTAGGTTAAGTTAGCCTCAAAATCCTTAAAACAATGATCTGTTTTCATCTAGTGAAATTATGAGTTAGGTTATGCAATCAAAAGAGGGTCTATCATAAAATTCCTTAATACACACATACATATATGCATGCTCGTGCATATTGACATGTGATAGGTGGATAATTTCGTTTAAGCCTGATGTAATGGCATTGATATGAAAAAGAATCCTTTACATAATATTTAGCTTTATGCTGGTATTTGTAAAATTAGATCAATGAGATGGTCTGGCAGAACTCGACCATGGCactgatttttatttagtaaacAATTTACACTTGAAAGTTTGGATGCGCTCGCTGGTCTTGCCCAATGATAGCTGTATCTTTTAAATTCAGGTATTCATGATATTTGCATTCAACAAATGCATCAATACCTCTTACGACACTGCATCCGGAATCAAGACATTCTGGGTggaaaaattataagaaattagttgtttgttattattgttttgattataaaattaaattgatagatgtaatttaataaaattttaacatttaatattaatttttaaattttaaaagataataataaataattatttttaattttttttaaattttaaaattttattaatataataatataaattatttattaattaattttaatattatttaaattatcatatcaaattgatattactatttcttaggattaagaatttattatataattaaaacctTAActtgttattaatataatttaagatgttattttttaaattagaattattatttaattataaaattaatttattagttaatataatattaaagtaaattaataaattattttttaggatagaattagtatcattatctgattagtaaactatttattagttaatataatattaaaaaataattaatatattattttttaggattagagtcaatgtttaattaaatgtaacttataataaaaaaattataaaattatatataagtttgaattttatgtgttaaaagTAAGTACATAtgttaaagtaaaaatttatgtatcaaaaattaagtataagttctcgaaattaatatatactagttGTTTATTCGCATCGGACGtaccgttattattatttccgattataaattaagtttatagatataatttaataaattttttaatatttaatattaatttataatattttaaaaaataacaacaaattaactattcttaaa
The Ricinus communis isolate WT05 ecotype wild-type chromosome 1, ASM1957865v1, whole genome shotgun sequence DNA segment above includes these coding regions:
- the LOC8264610 gene encoding uncharacterized protein LOC8264610 isoform X2, with translation MSYFIVVDNFTPMFSNVFCIYYSWREIVKTFSFRSRHFSLVSARDSINHRPFLLLLQLLWRYRARLLFPMAKSKEEEEEEEKSNGLEIVSIGSLYTGIWDKKYWSSSRGKDRYPYPVGYQARRAYHGSTYKMEIQEGPKGPLFLITSAGGHSCSGQTPDIAWEKFQKKGCSRMKIWHGKRYSCKIDGIEFFGFRNPLVQRLLRELVANVNGIAEQSLLASIFCNGASNIEPSNQYQDPSTSSDLLSHLARSHVTGKRSKRCELINPKPSRIDGLKRLCAGDSSHGSHKQRTSLPSSTFSFNEMHDSCMLPGAVPAGLQLNSATGKENAQSSAKDDLLLESVHYPNHLMEKAVSSYEESKLAGSENNESNTAVSNSCLEEKPLDRLQDTEVKESNFAASPKLKAVDAPCLEKSQMVNDVDLCVPDTELQGLNFPASLEFKAVDDPCPEESQSVHDVNLCAPDTLDFLQDDTKNSAPITSDKITCGVKEVLMVTDLVVSEHLVNTSCLEEEEAGTSNSNVGSEKSDFDSVGQDIAKSMMTVLLPQAVPLLKKTSRKKKKTISSSKNFPSICKPYEESNGTGSFMKAQSPNVDHSVVRSCGHTNSIILDKFDGDQCQDHVMNREVFPSNNVEAAHLSFGEDAFCLNGDEQFVETRYILYHDEGQLGESKMPLDGDLFVSESNLGCMPASKKVSTHVNQFFCKNLDEDSSGAEINSEEKIVPDCDKGLGASAASVEALGSSLQLSRTNTLVKDGASEISNISSSQVPEKVYTRRKVLNAEPTARKHNPRLLKSLGCRRLSDVCILETTGTLLDSEPFNDKNEVFYEDARVGRNLHVLPTDKTAVNSNPALESPVHITSVTQANICALEGHDTSNIVVPSMSDVEKPLHFEERLVGLKNTLDINGLGSQEEGKGFDKTSSAQEGNSEIMRQWNSELTNELDGIVEFLGCYFHPMPVLSLLVRRKGNEIYICVLCGLLVEKDRTLFLYKLAIEGPRIGCPCFIGHTSVTWPSSTGIFGREISFERSGLQLTPDGQCLVLLGSTRAPCCREGRLECLCSACASDCFGSNGVKIVQVKAGYVSVLVKLKTNDSLQCILVCEPDHLVAAGENSRLHLWTMNSVWSAPTEEFTIQSNDYTYPCIMELKRIPKCTSLVIGHDGFGEFTLWDISKRIFVSKFSSPSNSVHQFSPISLFHWQREVHGLSYSNVEAHVNRLMDATKMFSGHSINHSLPHEDIAIWFLVSTAPDSDALHDYGSSHSQINPVGYWRLALLMKNSLILGSALDPRAAAIGTSAGHGIIGTLDGLVYMWELLTGKKLGTLHKFKGGSASCIATDDSGSGVLAIADDKGQLLVYLCPQ
- the LOC8264610 gene encoding uncharacterized protein LOC8264610 isoform X1, producing the protein MSYFIVVDNFTPMFSNVFCIYYSWREIVKTFSFRSRHFSLVSARDSINHRPFLLLLQLLWRYRARLLFPMAKSKEEEEEEEKSNGLEIVSIGSLYTGIWDKKYWSSSRGKDRYPYPVGYQARRAYHGSTYKMEIQEGPKGPLFLITSAGGHSCSGQTPDIAWEKFQKKGCSRMKIWHGKRYSCKIDGIEFFGFRNPLVQRLLRELVANVNGIAEQSLLASIFCNGASNIEPSNQYQDPSTSSDLLSHLARSHVTGKRSKRCELINPKPSRIDGLKRLCAGDSSHGSHKQRTSLPSSTFSFNEMHDSCMLPGAVPAGLQLNSATGKENAQSSAKDDLLLESVHYPNHLMEKAVSSYEESKLAGSENNESNTAVSNSCLEEKPLDRLQDTEVKESNFAASPKLKAVDAPCLEKSQMVNDVDLCVPDTELQGLNFPASLEFKAVDDPCPEESQSVHDVNLCAPDTLDFLQDDTKNSAPITSDKITCGVKEVLMVTDLVVSEHLVNTSCLEEEEAGTSNSNVGSEKSDFDSVGQDIAKSMMTVLLPQAVPLLKKTSRKKKKTISSSKNFPSICKPYEESNGTGSFMKAQSPNVDHSVVRSCGHTNSIILDKFDGDQCQDHVMNREVFPSNNVEAAHLSFGEDAFCLNGDEQFVETRYILYHDEGQLGESKMPLDGDLFVSESNLGCMPASKKVSTHVNQFFCKNLDEDSSGAEINSEEKIVPDCDKGLGASAASVEALGSSLQLSRTNTLVKDGASEISNISSSQVPEKVYTRRKVLNAEPTARKHNPRLLKSLGCRRLSDVCILETTGTLLDSEPFNDKNEVFYEDARVGRNLHVLPTDKTAVNSNPALESPVHITSVTQANICALEGHDTSNIVVPSMSDVEKPLHFEERLVGLKNTLDINGLGSQEEGKGFDKTSSAQEGNSEIMRQWNSELTNELDGIVEFLGCYFHPMPVLSLLVRRKGNEIYICVLCGLLVEKDRTLFLYKLAIEGPRIGCPCFIGHTSVTWPSSTGIFGREISFERSGLQLTPDGQCLVLLGSTRAPCCREGRLECLCSACASDCFGSNGVKIVQVKAGYVSVLVKLKTNDSLQCILVCEPDHLVAAGENSRLHLWTMNSVWSAPTEEFTIQSNDYTYPCIMELKRIPKCTSLVIGHDGFGEFTLWDISKRIFVSKFSSPSNSVHQFSPISLFHWQREVHGLSYSNVEAHVNRLMDATKMFSGHSINHSLPHEDIAIWFLVSTAPDSDALHDYGSSHSQINPVGYWRLALLMKNSLILGSALDPRAAAIGTSAGHGIIGTLDGLVYMWELLTGKKLGTLHKFKGGSASCIATDDSGSGVLAIADDKASLILFIFWFANC
- the LOC8264610 gene encoding uncharacterized protein LOC8264610 isoform X3, which codes for MSYFIVVDNFTPMFSNVFCIYYSWREIVKTFSFRSRHFSLVSARDSINHRPFLLLLQLLWRYRARLLFPMAKSKEEEEEEEKSNGLEIVSIGSLYTGIWDKKYWSSSRGKDRYPYPVGYQARRAYHGSTYKMEIQEGPKGPLFLITSAGGHSCSGQTPDIAWEKFQKKGCSRMKIWHGKRYSCKIDGIEFFGFRNPLVQRLLRELVANVNGIAEQSLLASIFCNGASNIEPSNQYQDPSTSSDLLSHLARSHVTGKRSKRCELINPKPSRIDGLKRLCAGDSSHGSHKQRTSLPSSTFSFNEMHDSCMLPGAVPAGLQLNSATGKENAQSSAKDDLLLESVHYPNHLMEKAVSSYEESKLAGSENNESNTAVSNSCLEEKPLDRLQDTEVKESNFAASPKLKAVDAPCLEKSQMVNDVDLCVPDTELQGLNFPASLEFKAVDDPCPEESQSVHDVNLCAPDTLDFLQDDTKNSAPITSDKITCGVKEVLMVTDLVVSEHLVNTSCLEEEEAGTSNSNVGSEKSDFDSVGQDIAKSMMTVLLPQAVPLLKKTSRKKKKTISSSKNFPSICKPYEESNGTGSFMKAQSPNVDHSVVRSCGHTNSIILDKFDGDQCQDHVMNREVFPSNNVEAAHLSFGEDAFCLNGDEQFVETRYILYHDEGQLGESKMPLDGDLFVSESNLGCMPASKKVSTHVNQFFCKNLDEDSSGAEINSEEKIVPDCDKGLGASAASVEALGSSLQLSRTNTLVKDGASEISNISSSQVPEKVYTRRKVLNAEPTARKHNPRLLKSLGCRRLSDVCILETTGTLLDSEPFNDKNEVFYEDARVGRNLHVLPTDKTAVNSNPALESPVHITSVTQANICALEGHDTSNIVVPSMSDVEKPLHFEERLVGLKNTLDINGLGSQEEGKGFDKTSSAQEGNSEIMRQWNSELTNELDGIVEFLGCYFHPMPVLSLLVRRKGNEIYICVLCGLLVEKDRTLFLYKLAIEGPRIGCPCFIGHTSVTWPSSTGIFGRELTPDGQCLVLLGSTRAPCCREGRLECLCSACASDCFGSNGVKIVQVKAGYVSVLVKLKTNDSLQCILVCEPDHLVAAGENSRLHLWTMNSVWSAPTEEFTIQSNDYTYPCIMELKRIPKCTSLVIGHDGFGEFTLWDISKRIFVSKFSSPSNSVHQFSPISLFHWQREVHGLSYSNVEAHVNRLMDATKMFSGHSINHSLPHEDIAIWFLVSTAPDSDALHDYGSSHSQINPVGYWRLALLMKNSLILGSALDPRAAAIGTSAGHGIIGTLDGLVYMWELLTGKKLGTLHKFKGGSASCIATDDSGSGVLAIADDKASLILFIFWFANC